A section of the Candidatus Thioglobus autotrophicus genome encodes:
- a CDS encoding dihydroorotate dehydrogenase electron transfer subunit produces MSKNNRNTIKVVDCQVLAHYQFEGDQYILTLSSETIANETKPGQFVHITVSDALPMRRPISIMSVDKENATFDLLYKVVGKGTKQLSERKIGETLSVIGPIGNGFTMTDKKRPLLIGGGVGMPPMVAIAQNIKDSDYQPFAILGSEVPFPFDAQVANDGKDYQGATHTMPELEEWGVACRLASLQDYEGVFKGYVTDLARVYLDSLSADELAQVEVYSCGPHPMLEAVAKLAKEYNLPCQVSLEENMACAVGGCAGCVVEVQTDNGPAMKRVCVDGPVFDATTVF; encoded by the coding sequence ATGAGTAAAAATAATCGTAACACCATTAAAGTTGTAGACTGCCAAGTGTTGGCGCATTATCAATTTGAAGGCGATCAATATATTTTGACGCTGTCTTCTGAGACTATTGCCAATGAAACCAAGCCAGGTCAATTTGTGCATATTACTGTGTCAGATGCATTGCCAATGAGGCGTCCAATTTCAATTATGTCGGTTGATAAAGAAAATGCCACATTTGATTTATTGTACAAAGTCGTGGGCAAAGGCACCAAGCAACTCTCTGAGCGCAAAATTGGCGAAACACTCAGCGTTATCGGCCCGATTGGCAATGGTTTTACCATGACTGACAAAAAACGCCCACTGTTAATTGGTGGCGGTGTTGGCATGCCACCTATGGTTGCTATTGCGCAGAATATTAAAGACAGCGATTATCAACCATTTGCTATTTTAGGCTCTGAAGTGCCGTTTCCTTTCGATGCGCAAGTGGCGAATGATGGCAAAGATTATCAAGGCGCAACACACACCATGCCTGAGTTAGAAGAGTGGGGGGTGGCGTGTCGATTAGCCAGTTTGCAAGATTATGAGGGTGTGTTTAAAGGCTACGTAACTGATTTAGCACGTGTGTATTTAGACAGCTTATCAGCTGACGAGCTTGCTCAAGTTGAAGTTTATTCTTGTGGCCCACATCCAATGCTTGAAGCAGTTGCAAAGCTAGCCAAAGAGTACAATTTGCCATGCCAAGTGTCTTTAGAAGAAAACATGGCATGTGCGGTGGGCGGTTGTGCAGGCTGTGTGGTTGAAGTGCAAACCGACAACGGCCCAGCTATGAAGCGCGTATGTGTTGACGGCCCAGTATTTGACGCAACAACAGTCTTTTAG
- a CDS encoding c-type cytochrome, protein MKFLILFASALLLTGCFDNDDAPAQNTSSAQLGKATFEKNCATCHGKQGQGLVKDWKKRQADGKFPAPPVNGAAHAWHHSPKALLNTINNGGIKLGGWMPGFKDQLNEAEKQAVLDYIYSLWPEDIQQKYSSRFK, encoded by the coding sequence ATGAAATTTTTAATACTATTCGCTAGTGCATTATTGCTAACAGGATGCTTTGACAATGACGATGCGCCAGCTCAAAATACAAGCAGTGCTCAATTAGGGAAAGCTACATTTGAAAAAAACTGTGCCACTTGTCATGGCAAACAGGGGCAAGGGCTTGTTAAAGATTGGAAAAAAAGACAGGCTGATGGCAAATTTCCCGCGCCACCGGTCAATGGGGCGGCGCACGCTTGGCACCATTCTCCAAAAGCACTATTGAATACGATTAACAATGGCGGTATTAAACTAGGTGGCTGGATGCCTGGCTTTAAAGATCAGTTAAACGAGGCTGAAAAACAAGCAGTTTTGGATTATATTTACAGCCTTTGGCCAGAAGACATTCAGCAAAAATACAGTTCAAGATTTAAATAG
- the rpiA gene encoding ribose-5-phosphate isomerase RpiA, whose translation MTQDEMKFDVAQAALKYVVKNTIIGVGTGSTANFFIDALATMKDDIIGAVASSVATAERLESHGIKVFDLNEVESISVYIDGADESDDGLNLIKGGGGALTREKIVAAVADSFVCIADESKLVGVMGEFPLPVEVIPMAANYVKRIIEKDIGGQAILRDFTTDNGNHILDIQGLKITDAKALETKLDGIVGVVTNGLFANRGANVLLLGTPNGVKVVSA comes from the coding sequence ATGACTCAAGACGAAATGAAATTCGACGTGGCGCAAGCAGCGCTTAAATACGTTGTAAAAAATACTATTATAGGCGTGGGCACCGGCTCTACTGCTAATTTTTTCATTGATGCCTTAGCAACAATGAAAGACGATATCATTGGTGCTGTTGCTAGCTCGGTGGCTACAGCGGAGCGCCTAGAAAGTCATGGCATTAAAGTATTTGATTTAAACGAAGTTGAATCAATTTCTGTTTATATTGATGGTGCAGATGAATCTGATGATGGTCTAAATCTTATTAAAGGTGGCGGTGGCGCACTAACTCGTGAAAAAATTGTAGCGGCTGTAGCCGATAGCTTTGTGTGTATTGCAGATGAGTCAAAATTAGTGGGCGTTATGGGTGAGTTCCCACTGCCTGTTGAAGTGATTCCAATGGCGGCCAACTATGTTAAACGCATCATTGAAAAAGATATTGGCGGGCAAGCTATTCTAAGAGACTTTACCACGGATAATGGCAATCACATTTTAGACATTCAAGGTTTAAAAATTACGGATGCCAAAGCCTTAGAAACAAAACTAGACGGTATTGTTGGCGTGGTCACAAATGGCTTATTTGCTAATCGTGGTGCTAATGTTTTATTATTAGGTACGCCAAATGGCGTTAAAGTTGTTAGTGCTTAA
- a CDS encoding sulfurtransferase TusA family protein, producing MADETLDASGLNCPLPILKTKKALSKMDTGKILDVISTDAGSVKDIEAFCNQTGNKLVSTTEDGGKYIFTIEKV from the coding sequence ATGGCTGACGAAACTTTAGATGCATCAGGCTTAAACTGCCCATTACCAATTTTAAAAACTAAGAAAGCATTATCAAAAATGGATACTGGTAAGATCTTAGACGTAATTTCTACCGATGCTGGTTCAGTAAAAGACATTGAAGCTTTTTGTAATCAGACGGGCAATAAATTAGTTTCTACAACTGAAGATGGCGGCAAGTACATCTTCACCATTGAAAAAGTATAA
- a CDS encoding c-type cytochrome: MYFKNSVAAIIVIFAIIFGTKTFFSNLVHVGYNDNLTVAERIKPLGQVYLEGDIDVNAIKAPVKTAAKARSGEEVYTSVCASCHAVGVLSAPKFGNKADWAPRVKRGIADLVKVAITGTGAMPPKGTCMDCSDDELKAAIEHMIK, encoded by the coding sequence ATGTACTTTAAAAACTCAGTTGCAGCTATCATCGTTATTTTTGCCATTATTTTTGGCACAAAAACATTCTTTAGCAATCTTGTTCACGTTGGCTATAACGACAACTTAACTGTTGCGGAGCGTATCAAGCCACTCGGCCAAGTTTACCTAGAGGGTGATATTGACGTTAACGCTATTAAAGCACCGGTTAAAACTGCTGCAAAAGCTCGAAGCGGTGAAGAAGTCTATACTTCAGTTTGTGCATCATGTCACGCAGTTGGTGTTTTAAGTGCACCTAAATTTGGCAATAAAGCTGATTGGGCGCCAAGAGTTAAACGCGGCATTGCCGATTTAGTTAAAGTGGCTATTACGGGTACAGGCGCTATGCCACCAAAAGGTACTTGTATGGATTGTTCTGATGATGAGCTAAAAGCAGCCATTGAACACATGATTAAATAA
- the hemW gene encoding radical SAM family heme chaperone HemW: MLELPPLSLYIHYPWCVKKCPYCDFNSHEGEDRDGYISALLADLDNDLSYVQGRSIHSIFIGGGTPSLMTEQDLSQLFNGLKSRLIFDDNIEITLETNPGTFEIEKFKAFKEIGINRLSVGVQSFNDKYLKSLGRIHNAQEAGKACTQAAKIFDNFNIDLMYGLQGQSTNECLADLNQAIKLNPTHISFYQLTIEPNTLFAKFPPTLPQEDDIYTMGEQGVKLLEQHGYTRYEVSAFGKKASKHNINYWEFGDYLGIGAGAHGKITLAKDSSMIRTLKSKAPKEYIQNRKKTTELIENPAFEFMLNALRLKQGFDKSLFSNRTGKSLSSIHDKLNKAKDLELLKQRGSKLIPTQKGFNFLNDLQALFL; encoded by the coding sequence ATGCTAGAATTGCCACCACTATCGCTTTATATTCACTATCCATGGTGTGTTAAAAAGTGTCCCTATTGCGATTTCAACTCCCATGAAGGCGAGGATAGAGATGGGTATATTTCGGCATTATTAGCAGATCTTGATAATGATTTATCATACGTACAAGGCCGGTCTATTCATTCGATATTTATTGGCGGCGGCACGCCAAGTTTAATGACCGAACAGGACTTATCACAGTTGTTTAACGGCTTGAAATCTCGTTTGATTTTTGACGATAATATTGAAATCACACTTGAGACAAACCCAGGCACGTTTGAGATTGAAAAATTTAAAGCCTTTAAAGAAATAGGCATTAATCGCTTATCCGTTGGTGTCCAGTCTTTTAATGATAAATATCTAAAATCCCTAGGCCGCATTCATAATGCACAAGAAGCAGGCAAGGCCTGCACCCAAGCAGCAAAGATTTTTGATAATTTCAATATTGATTTAATGTATGGATTGCAAGGGCAATCTACTAATGAATGTCTGGCTGATTTAAACCAGGCAATTAAGCTTAATCCTACGCATATTTCTTTTTATCAACTCACGATTGAGCCTAATACTTTGTTTGCAAAATTCCCACCCACACTACCACAAGAGGATGATATTTACACTATGGGTGAGCAGGGCGTAAAACTCCTAGAGCAGCATGGATACACTAGATATGAAGTATCAGCCTTTGGCAAAAAAGCCTCAAAGCATAATATCAATTATTGGGAATTTGGTGATTACCTCGGCATTGGTGCTGGTGCGCATGGCAAAATTACACTCGCCAAAGATAGCTCAATGATTAGAACACTTAAATCAAAAGCGCCCAAAGAGTACATTCAAAATCGCAAAAAAACCACCGAATTAATTGAAAACCCAGCCTTTGAATTTATGCTCAATGCGCTCAGATTAAAACAGGGGTTTGACAAGTCTTTATTTTCTAATAGAACTGGAAAGTCTTTAAGCTCGATTCATGATAAACTGAATAAAGCCAAGGACTTAGAGCTATTAAAACAGCGTGGATCAAAACTTATACCCACTCAAAAAGGCTTTAATTTTTTAAACGATTTACAGGCATTATTTCTATGA
- a CDS encoding M48 family metallopeptidase → MIKIIVGFLYLTASAYALDLPKANLSESLQEQKQGNEFLQIIWNTDRVVADVETQAYLKKIGREMSIYSEDPSKHVDFLMLNDGSINAFAGPYGYIGVHTGLLLSSETESELAGVLAHELSHITQNHLKRFSEKTDKQTYLMVAGMLAAALVDNSNASQAIAASTVAGAAQQNINFTREHEWEADRIGTSMLSKSGFDPSGMAHFFEKLKDDVNAQEFLRSHPLSINRVSDAMQRSSRLTGDYRKDSFEYKSIKAKLYYHQHKRINLEKDPSLTLYMQAYQALDEQKYASAERYVVQLLEQNKDAPSHILAGRIYAKLGQLEVSQQYFSKVLDRESGVYYAAKAYLDNQQTQQGILLLRRYLKQNSGTYQSHKLLSSLYVGVGSLDRAHIHNAKALAIQGKLEQAIDRYERAKTTTRSQDLFDIISVEIERLEKRIDLYKELP, encoded by the coding sequence ATGATAAAGATTATTGTTGGTTTTTTGTATTTAACGGCGAGTGCTTATGCGCTAGATTTGCCTAAGGCAAACCTATCCGAATCACTCCAAGAGCAGAAACAGGGTAATGAATTTTTGCAAATTATTTGGAATACTGACAGGGTTGTTGCGGATGTTGAAACTCAAGCCTACTTAAAAAAAATTGGCAGAGAGATGAGTATTTATAGTGAAGACCCGAGTAAGCATGTTGATTTTTTAATGCTTAATGATGGCAGTATCAATGCATTTGCCGGCCCTTATGGGTATATTGGTGTGCATACTGGCCTGCTGCTAAGTTCGGAGACAGAGTCGGAGTTGGCGGGTGTTTTAGCTCATGAGTTGTCACATATTACCCAAAACCACCTAAAGCGTTTTAGTGAAAAAACCGACAAACAAACCTATCTTATGGTGGCAGGTATGCTGGCTGCTGCCTTGGTTGATAATTCTAATGCTTCTCAGGCAATTGCCGCTTCAACGGTGGCAGGAGCAGCGCAACAAAATATCAACTTTACTCGAGAGCATGAGTGGGAGGCTGATAGAATTGGCACGAGCATGCTAAGCAAATCTGGCTTTGATCCAAGTGGTATGGCGCATTTTTTTGAAAAACTCAAAGACGATGTCAATGCACAAGAATTTTTGCGCTCGCACCCACTGAGTATTAATCGAGTCTCTGATGCTATGCAGCGCTCTAGCCGACTAACGGGTGACTATCGAAAAGATTCGTTTGAGTATAAAAGTATTAAAGCCAAGCTGTATTACCACCAACACAAGCGTATTAATCTTGAAAAAGATCCAAGCTTAACGCTATATATGCAGGCCTATCAAGCGTTAGACGAGCAAAAATACGCGTCTGCTGAGCGCTATGTTGTTCAACTTTTAGAGCAAAATAAAGACGCACCAAGCCATATTTTAGCTGGCAGAATTTATGCTAAATTGGGGCAGTTAGAAGTGTCACAACAATATTTTTCAAAGGTTTTAGACCGTGAGTCGGGCGTGTATTATGCAGCTAAGGCTTATTTAGATAATCAGCAAACCCAGCAAGGTATTTTACTTTTAAGGCGCTATTTAAAGCAAAATTCAGGCACCTATCAGTCGCACAAGTTACTGTCTTCTTTATATGTGGGTGTAGGGAGTTTAGATCGAGCCCATATTCACAATGCCAAAGCGCTAGCTATTCAGGGCAAATTAGAGCAAGCGATAGATCGTTATGAGCGGGCTAAAACAACGACTCGCTCTCAAGACTTGTTTGATATTATTAGTGTTGAAATCGAACGCTTGGAAAAACGCATCGATCTTTATAAAGAGCTGCCTTAA
- the argB gene encoding acetylglutamate kinase, giving the protein MSDTTHNIASVLTESLPYIQKFQGKTIVIKYGGNAMVDEKLKSSFARDIVLMKSVGMNPIVVHGGGPQIGKTLEKIGKQSEFVGGMRVTDSETMDVVEMVLGGLVNKEIVNLIHQHGGHSIGLTGKDGSLISAKKLQHNIAPTSEIIDLGHVGEVDKIDTSVIELLLKGDFIPVIAPIGVGEDGFSYNINADLVAGSIAEALNAEKLILLTNTSGLLDGKGELLTGLDAKMVDSLITDGTIHGGMLPKIGCALSAVKSGVKSTHIIDGRVPHAVLLEIFTDNGVGTLITCNE; this is encoded by the coding sequence ATGTCAGATACTACACACAATATTGCCAGCGTTCTAACTGAAAGCTTGCCATATATTCAAAAATTTCAAGGCAAAACCATCGTTATCAAATATGGTGGCAATGCTATGGTCGATGAAAAGCTAAAATCAAGCTTTGCACGTGATATTGTTTTGATGAAATCAGTTGGCATGAACCCTATTGTGGTGCATGGTGGCGGGCCTCAAATTGGCAAAACGCTAGAAAAAATCGGCAAACAAAGTGAGTTTGTTGGCGGTATGCGAGTAACGGATTCTGAGACCATGGACGTCGTAGAAATGGTACTCGGTGGCCTGGTAAACAAGGAAATTGTTAATCTGATTCATCAGCACGGCGGACACTCTATTGGATTAACGGGTAAAGATGGTAGCCTAATTTCAGCTAAAAAATTACAACATAACATTGCCCCAACTTCAGAGATTATTGACTTAGGCCATGTGGGCGAAGTTGATAAAATCGACACCTCAGTGATTGAGCTTTTGTTAAAGGGTGATTTCATCCCAGTTATTGCACCGATCGGTGTTGGCGAAGATGGTTTTTCATACAACATTAATGCAGATTTGGTCGCAGGCTCTATTGCTGAAGCCCTAAATGCGGAGAAGCTAATCTTGCTGACCAATACCTCAGGTTTGCTAGACGGTAAAGGCGAGTTATTAACGGGACTAGATGCTAAGATGGTTGATAGCTTAATCACCGATGGTACGATTCATGGCGGTATGTTGCCAAAAATTGGTTGCGCTTTATCAGCGGTTAAAAGCGGGGTTAAATCCACACATATTATTGACGGCCGTGTGCCTCACGCTGTGCTTTTAGAAATCTTTACCGACAACGGCGTTGGTACACTAATTACCTGCAATGAGTAA
- the rdgB gene encoding RdgB/HAM1 family non-canonical purine NTP pyrophosphatase: MKKIILASNNSGKIREFNTMLAGMYEVVSMHEMQVEEVPETSLTFVENALIKARNASAQSGLPALADDSGIVVDALEGAPGIYSARFAGNHGDDEANTQKLLDEMAQVPDAQRSARFWCAIVFVEHANDPTPIIIQRGWEGEILREKSGNNGFGYDPIFYVPTHKKSSAELSAEQKNTISHRGKALQALLAELKK; the protein is encoded by the coding sequence ATGAAAAAAATCATTCTCGCCAGCAATAACAGCGGAAAAATACGTGAATTCAACACCATGCTTGCCGGTATGTATGAGGTAGTTTCTATGCATGAAATGCAGGTTGAAGAAGTACCAGAAACCAGCCTAACCTTTGTTGAAAACGCCCTAATTAAAGCTCGCAATGCCAGCGCGCAATCAGGCTTGCCTGCACTCGCTGATGATTCGGGCATTGTGGTGGATGCTTTAGAGGGTGCGCCTGGTATTTATTCGGCGCGTTTCGCGGGTAATCATGGTGACGATGAAGCGAATACACAAAAGCTTCTTGATGAAATGGCACAAGTGCCTGATGCTCAGCGTAGCGCGCGTTTTTGGTGTGCGATTGTATTTGTTGAGCATGCAAATGACCCAACCCCAATTATTATTCAGAGAGGTTGGGAGGGTGAAATTTTGCGAGAAAAATCAGGTAATAATGGCTTTGGTTATGATCCAATTTTTTATGTGCCAACGCATAAAAAATCTTCAGCAGAGCTTTCTGCGGAGCAAAAAAATACCATTTCGCATCGAGGTAAGGCGTTGCAGGCGTTACTAGCAGAGTTAAAAAAATAA
- a CDS encoding asparaginase domain-containing protein yields MKIKVLITGGTIDKTYKELAGELSFTETHMVDMLNRGRSMADTLSEVLFLKDSLEMVDSDRAFILDKCQACDEQHILITHGTDTMVETASYLAKSLKDKTVVLFGSMIPYSVNNSDALFNLGMALSAVQLKPSGVHIAMNGKVFDFDKVQKDKSLGIFIDA; encoded by the coding sequence ATGAAAATTAAAGTTTTAATCACCGGCGGCACGATTGACAAAACCTATAAAGAGTTAGCCGGCGAATTGTCATTCACCGAGACTCATATGGTGGATATGCTAAATCGTGGGCGCTCAATGGCGGATACCTTGTCTGAGGTGTTGTTTTTAAAAGACTCTCTGGAGATGGTGGATTCGGATCGAGCTTTTATTTTGGATAAATGCCAAGCATGTGACGAGCAGCATATTCTCATTACTCACGGCACTGACACCATGGTGGAAACAGCCAGCTATTTGGCTAAATCGCTTAAGGATAAAACCGTGGTTTTGTTTGGCTCAATGATTCCGTATTCGGTTAATAATTCTGACGCATTGTTTAATTTAGGCATGGCATTAAGTGCTGTGCAACTTAAGCCAAGTGGTGTGCATATTGCCATGAATGGCAAAGTATTTGATTTTGACAAAGTCCAGAAAGACAAAAGCCTAGGAATCTTTATAGACGCCTAG
- a CDS encoding YggS family pyridoxal phosphate-dependent enzyme — protein MIAENLKNVQNRINAVDTKKQVTLIAVSKTKPASDLQQAIDAGQLHFGENYLQEALDKIEALKGQNLIWHFIGPIQSNKTKQIAENFSWVHSVDRLKIAKRLNDQRPENLEKLNVLLQVNIDNEPTKSGVLIDEIDEIIPHFENFQNISLRGFMCIPNPDNSQQSFAKMAKILQKNPDLDVLSMGMSADLELAIENGATFVRIGSDIFGKRA, from the coding sequence ATGATTGCTGAAAATTTAAAAAATGTTCAAAACCGTATCAATGCTGTTGATACAAAAAAACAAGTAACCCTTATTGCGGTTAGTAAAACCAAACCAGCTTCAGACCTGCAGCAAGCGATTGACGCAGGGCAGCTGCATTTTGGTGAAAATTATCTGCAAGAAGCGCTGGATAAAATTGAAGCTCTAAAAGGTCAGAATCTTATTTGGCATTTTATCGGCCCGATTCAATCCAACAAAACTAAGCAAATTGCCGAAAATTTTAGCTGGGTACACAGTGTTGATCGCCTTAAAATCGCCAAACGACTCAATGATCAACGTCCGGAAAATCTAGAAAAACTCAATGTACTCTTGCAAGTTAATATTGACAATGAACCGACTAAATCAGGCGTATTAATTGACGAAATTGATGAAATCATTCCCCATTTTGAAAATTTCCAAAATATTTCTCTTAGAGGGTTTATGTGCATACCCAACCCTGATAATTCACAGCAAAGTTTTGCTAAAATGGCCAAAATACTGCAAAAAAACCCCGATTTAGACGTTTTAAGCATGGGAATGAGTGCTGATCTCGAGTTAGCCATTGAAAATGGCGCTACTTTTGTACGAATTGGTAGTGATATCTTTGGAAAAAGAGCTTAA
- a CDS encoding DsrE/DsrF/DrsH-like family protein: MSDKDNNKMTIIATKGTFDWAFPPFIIASTGVAMDKEVTIFFTFYGLNLLLKDTSKLKVSPVANPGMPMKMPFGPKWLQKIDFGPKIPNILWNIPGTEALVTWLMKKTMAKHGVAKIEELRSMCQEFDVKFIACEMTVELFGFDKEDFIDGVEFAGAAMYFDEASSGDHHLYM; the protein is encoded by the coding sequence ATGTCAGATAAAGATAACAATAAGATGACTATTATCGCCACTAAAGGTACTTTTGACTGGGCATTTCCCCCATTCATTATTGCCTCTACGGGTGTTGCCATGGATAAGGAAGTAACTATTTTCTTTACTTTTTACGGTTTAAATCTTTTACTAAAAGACACTTCTAAGCTAAAGGTTTCTCCGGTTGCCAACCCTGGTATGCCAATGAAAATGCCTTTTGGTCCTAAGTGGTTACAAAAAATTGATTTTGGCCCTAAAATCCCAAATATTTTATGGAACATTCCTGGCACAGAAGCTTTGGTTACTTGGTTAATGAAAAAAACCATGGCTAAGCACGGCGTTGCCAAGATTGAAGAGCTGCGCTCTATGTGTCAAGAATTTGACGTTAAGTTTATCGCTTGTGAAATGACAGTAGAGCTATTCGGCTTTGATAAAGAAGACTTTATCGATGGTGTTGAGTTTGCTGGCGCTGCCATGTACTTTGATGAAGCTTCAAGTGGTGACCACCACCTTTATATGTAG